Proteins from a genomic interval of Papaver somniferum cultivar HN1 chromosome 4, ASM357369v1, whole genome shotgun sequence:
- the LOC113276169 gene encoding uncharacterized protein LOC113276169, whose translation MMGEEEKTIEEEFSYPILLAERIRKSVEETESFNVECAEVGKHIDRLSQMLRSVIRLSTNTTNINQSSYSFYERPIRRIISEISRNLERTLTLVRKCKRNGLFHFVTFTITSAADFRKVFNLLDSSIGDLRWLLSVYDFNSIDSTGIVLSLPPIASNDPILSWVWSYIAALHMGGVSDRVEAANELASLANDHDRNKKIIVEEGGIPPLLKLLKEGASPDSQIAASNALANLGTDQEKVRIIVSEHGAQIIVQVLNDSTMRVQIGVAKLVSRMAKNDPAAQEEFAREKIIRPLVSLLSFDTFVDEPKSFPGKPTSFHSLVRINKELQGGEGGGNVGGQQNHYSHSSSSSSLHSEGSSGRSGHGKKERENEKPEVKHKLKINCAEALWMLSKESVSNSRRITETKGLLCLAKIIEKETGDLQLNCLMTIMEITAAAELNADLRRAAFKTNSPAAKAVVEQLLRLVQEESSPSLQVAAIKSIGSLARTFPARETRIINPIVLQLGNKNPNVATEASVALGKFACPENFLCVEHSKAIIEYDGVTPLLRLLRASDRAQLHGLILLCYLALHVGNSEGLERARAALEGAARSSLIQHPSLRDLIPKAISHLGLYQDGLHSFRQSYST comes from the coding sequence ATGATGGgcgaagaagagaaaacaatagaagaagaattctcATACCCAATATTACTAGCAGAAAGAATTCGTAAATCAGTAGAAGAAACAGAATCATTCAACGTTGAGTGTGCAGAAGTAGGTAAACATATTGATCGATTATCTCAAATGTTACGTTCCGTAATTAGATTATCAACAAATACTACTAATATTAATCAATCTTCTTATTCATTCTATGAACGTCCAATTCGTCGTATAATATCAGAAATATCAAGGAATTTAGAAAGAACATTAACCCTCGTACGTAAATGTAAAAGGAATGGTTTATTTCATTTCGTTACATTTACAATAACATCAGCAGCTGATTTCCGCAAGGTTTTTAATTTGTTAGATTCTTCAATTGGTGATTTAAGATGGTTATTGAGTGTTTATGATTTCAATTCAATTGATTCCACTGGTATTGTTCTTTCATTACCTCCTATTGCTAGTAATGATCCTATTTTATCATGGGTTTGGTCTTATATTGCCGCTTTACATATGGGGGGTGTATCTGATCGTGTCGAAGCTGCAAATGAACTTGCTAGTTTAGCTAATGATCATGATCGGAATAAGAAGATTATTGTTGAAGAAGGAGGTATACCTCCGTTACTTAAGTTATTGAAAGAAGGTGCTTCACCTGATTCACAGATTGCTGCCTCTAATGCCTTAGCTAATTTGGGGACGGATCAAGAAAAGGTTAGAATTATTGTGTCGGAACATGGTGCACAAATCATTGTTCAAGTGCTTAATGATTCTACCATGAGAGTTCAGATTGGTGTTGCTAAATTGGTTTCAAGAATGGCAAAGAATGATCCTGCTGCTCAAGAGGAATTCGCTAGAGAAAAAATTATTAGGCCACTTGTTTCTTTGCTTTCTTTCGATACCTTTGTGGATGAACCCAAGTCTTTTCCTGGAAAACCTACTAGCTTTCATTCTTTGGTCAGGATTAACAAGGAGTTACAAGGAGGAGAAGGAGGAGGGAATGTGGGCGGTCAACAGAATCATTACTCGCATTCGAGTTCATCGTCTTCTTTACATTCAGAGGGTAGTAGTGGCCGTAGCGGGCATGGTAAAAAAGAAAGGGAGAATGAAAAACCTGAAGTGAAACATAAGCTTAAGATTAACTGTGCTGAAGCACTATGGATGCTATCGAAAGAGAGTGTTTCAAACAGTAGAAGAATTACAGAGACAAAAGGACTGCTTTGCTTGGCAAAAATTATCGAGAAAGAAACAGGGGATTTACAGCTGAATTGCCTCATGACAATAATGGAGATTACTGCAGCGGCGGAATTGAATGCAGACCTAAGACGGGCAGCTTTCAAGACCAATTCCCCAGCTGCAAAGGCTGTTGTAGAGCAGCTTCTGAGATTAGTGCAAGAGGAAAGTAGTCCATCACTGCAAGTTGCTGCTATTAAATCTATTGGATCGTTGGCTCGAACCTTCCCTGCTAGAGAGACTCGAATTATTAATCCCATCGTGCTTCAGCTTGGTAACAAGAACCCGAATGTGGCAACAGAAGCCTCTGTTGCCTTGGGCAAGTTTGCCTGCCCAGAGAATTTTCTTTGTGTGGAGCATTCTAAGGCGATTATCGAGTATGATGGTGTCACACCTTTGTTGAGATTACTTAGGGCCAGCGATCGGGCACAGCTGCATGGGTTAATTCTCCTCTGTTACTTGGCATTGCATGTTGGTAATAGTGAAGGCCTGGAGAGGGCAAGGGCAGCTCTTGAGGGCGCAGCTCGGTCTTCTTTAATTCAACACCCTTCTTTGAGAGATTTGATTCCCAAGGCCATTTCACACCTTGGGCTGTACCAGGATGGACTTCATTCTTTCAGGCAATCTTACTCCACTTGA